The DNA segment tacaaatgaaaaacaaagaatttcaataaataatttatgtacCTTTTGAGGGAACGTTTGAGCAGAAACAAGATCCTCACTTGGTATTATTGAAGGATCATAAGCAAAGCATTGAGAATTGCCATCGATGGCATCGAAGAATTTAAGGTACTCCTCAAGCATGCAAAGATCAGCCGTATTGGCTTCAACTGGATTTGAGAGATCATTCGTTTCAATGAACCCTTCCTCACCAAATGGAAAATATTCAGAAGAATCCAGGAAGGGTTCGTCAAACAAGTAATCTTCATCCTCAGGATTTCCAGATTTGCTTGATTCACCAATATATTCACGCTTGACTAAGTTCACATTCATATTACTTGGAACAAGTAAATCATACAAGTTTGTCCCGTCGAACGGTTCCGGTTCACAGTATTGTTCACCTGCACGAACCAAATGCTTTTCGACGTCGCTGAATGACGCTGTAGTTTCAACACAATGGCTACCATCTACAGTTTGGAAGTTCAGCGGAGGGGTGGTAACATGAGAGGGAGCACTGGATCCAAGAATCTGGTAAAAATATATACTAgcatatgatgattatgaagcaTATATAATTGCCAAAAAAGGTACGCCAATCATATGCAAAGATGCACATTTAAACATATCAGAAGAAAAGACAGCATTTAGTAGCAAACATGCAATAAACTATCAATTTGAGAATTTTCAACTTCATTTGGAAgcacaaaatcaatattttgaatcaatgagcttcccaaaaaagaaagaaaaattttggcACCAGGGTGGCAATGCTAATCCTCAAATGTAAACAATAAAAGTAAACATAAAATTAGAACAAATCCGAAAGTAAACAGAGCTGATTGCGATTGGGCTGTATATCATGTTACTGGTCTAGTAACACGTATGGCTGCAAATTATTAGATTTGGTTCGAAAAAGACAATACAAACCTGCTCAAGGTCATGACCATCAAAACAGAAATCACCACCAAAGTCAACTTCATCTGAAACCTCCTTTCTGGAAACTGATTCCAACTCTTCGTCTTCCCATTCCTCCTCCACAAACGGTGCCCCATACCGTTCCCCGTTCTTTGGGCCTGACCCGCTCTTCTGAAAAACTCGGCAAAGCACAAATGCATCCTTTTCACCAAATTCCAACAAACCAATAATTTGTGAGAACAAACTATCCTCAAAATTCAAACACCTAATTCAGCAGTGATCGTGGTTGTAATCATGAATTAGTCACGATACCAATTACTCAATCATAGAGATGATGAACTACAGCAAGAATacatattgttatttttattcaaatatatgcTGTAACCAGAAACATTATATTGTCTTTGTATTATTTAATAGCATCCACAGTTAATCGAAGGGCGAAACACATGGATATCGAACAGCCTGAGTGCAATGAGTTGGGCAAGGAACACACCCCTCTTATTCAATTGAGGCATACCAACAGAATACAATAAAATCTAATATTTGAAGAGATTTTCATTCCATGTAATTCAATGTGCAAATTACAAACTACTGAACAACAATGAAACATGATCAATAGATGAAAGAAATCATATTCTCACATTTTACCTCGAATTCATCATCACTACATTTATGGCAGAGTTAAAAGGTATTTTAAGCTTTGAAAAGAACCAAGGTTCGTGCTTTATGGCCAAGGAGTACATTTTGTTGAAGGGTTGCGCCTCGGCCTGCGTCTGCGCGCAAAAACCGAGCCTCACTGCCTTGAGACTAGGCATATGCGCAGATACGAGCTTTTTATAACTATGACAGCAACGTACTTTAACATCCACATCCCTGAAATCTGTGACCGATTACCATATCATTCCCACAGCCTACTCTATTATATGATCCTTTAAGTTATTTAGAAAAAGGCGATCCATCATCCGTACTAATTCTGCACCATGAAATCAGGAATAGTCAAATCAAAACATGATAACAAGCAAGCCCACCTGAGAAATTCCAGTTCTCTCCAATTCCAACTCAGCAAGTCTGTACTCATGCATCACCCAGTTGCTCCTCTCACCCTTTGGAGCTCGGCCATTATGATAAACAAGAGTTTTCTTCATTCCCACAATCACTGCTTTATGGTAAACAGCCCTGTCTTTTCCCGTCGTCTTCCAATAACCCTTTTCAGTTGATCTGTTTGTCCTTGCTCCATTACCATATTTCCTATCCAGCATACTGAAGAAGTACCACTCCAAATCTCTGGTCCTCAGCTTAGACATACCTTAATCACCCCCACAATCACATATCAAGTTCATTTCAATTTTGGttctcacagataaaaaaaaaaaaaaaaaagtctaaCTAAAGCTAGCCATTTATGTTAATTTATGCTAATTATGTCAGCACAAGAGATAAAGTTAGTTAAACATAATTCATCAATTGATCATAGATTCTATGATCCATTTTACCAGGCTGATATGGACAGTCAGGCAGACAAAAAATTAGAAGACCAAACTTAAAAAAGGAAGCAAACCACTGATTTTTATCCCTTTTCTGCTATGTTCAACATAGTAGCGTGATTAAAGACAAGAATTTTGAGTTCATCTAGTCTCATTTCCTACAGCTTGGTAATTGGTATCTACAAATATGCTATCatctttttgaaaataaaactgATAAGGAAAATTGTTTCATTTTCCTTTCCATTCTTCATTTCCTCTATGTGCCCACAGTAAAAAAATACCATTGCAACTGCTCATACAAAATCAGGACCAATGTAGATGAAAAAATTAACTAAAGTAATTCAGGAGTATTTCATGATAATTGTAAATCCTTGATCGAACTGATGTGCTTACTTTCATCTTCAAAAAACGCAAAGCATATAAAAGTTCAAAACTAGCATCGCAACTCCAAATTACGCTCTACTCTTGTAGAGTTGGTCCCTTGGTTTGCTCTCACGGAGACTGCTGTTCCAGTTCCATTGACATTTCGCATAACTGTAGCGGTTATCGTGGCGGagtacttttaaaataaaattcgaaataattatataatttgaaaaattttaattgaaaaaaattaggaaaattttgaaaaaattacagAAGTTCCGCAGCTGCAGCAAAATCGCTGTTCCGTTCCACGACAACCACAAAATCGCcttaattctaaaaaaaatttagccaGGCGCTTTGTTGTGACAGCTGCCGTTCTGCGACTGCAACTGTGAACCATGCTTGGTCCTCTATTATctcaagaataataataatattttataccaGTTTTTTCCCACCTTTCCATTAAACAAGACAGAAACAATAACACCATAGAATGGAATCCCAAATTCCCTGTAAGACTCCAGAGAAGTCAGAAATCTCTACTGCTATGACAAATATAAGAATTTCGGTGGCAATCTATTCAGAGCGGAAAACAACCCTTCTTCAACCCTAGTTTCCGATTCCTAAAAATCCAGATAAATAATGATATATTCTCCACCCTAAAAACCACAAGCGTGAATCACTAATCCTTCGAACTTCAAAAATAACACAGTAAAAAAAACACACGTTTAAGAGCTGCAAAAGGAGGGAAATACTTGGAAGATCCCACGGCTCGGCCTTGTAAATATCAATATCAGAAATCGCATCCATCAGAAAAGATTTCCCACAAACTTTTCTCCTCAAATAGTACCGAACCAATTCCTCATCCGTCGGATGAAACCGGAAACCCGGCGCCAGCACAGTCGACGATGCGGATGACTTTTTCTTCTTGCCCGTAGATTCCATTCGAACGCATAATCACGAGAAATAacgatatatataaatttaagcCGGGGTTTTTAGAATTTGGAGTTCAAGGTTCTTTGCCTGGATTTGGCTCAGAGATTTATAGAaagataattataattttgtccCATAGtattatgatttaacaatttcgATCCCTTAACTTTCATAtaatcaatttcttttattttttcttaaagaaaaagcaaaactttaaaattatcataaataacttttattaatttcattttaaaattaattatattcaaaccaaaatattctaaaattcatgaaaaattatttctaataatatttAACTAGTCAAgaattttttgattattttattttactttatgAATTATTGAATCTAGAAAATTTCTAATTTGTAAAATATAGTATAAATGTGAATATCCTAATGTTTTTGCATAAAGGATCCTTTTTAATTGGAATgaataaaaaactaaaattgatgGATTGTAAGGATATTTTTAAGGACCAAaatcaatgaaattaaaatattggcTACCAAAACTAACTTAGGGGTATACTTGAAGGACCAAGTGGGAATTAAAAGACATTCAACAGTGCTTGTTGACCCTCCTCCTGATTTTGTCATCGAATTTCGAATATctgcattttttaaaaaaaataatataacacaaaattttttatgagaTTGTTTTACGTttcaatttattaatataatacaaaaaattttatgagattgttttacatttcaatttattaaaattaatcttatttcaaatttatacatgaaaaaaatattatttttataaagtagATTGACCCGTCgcataatatttaatttctttgtTTTGGGACTagacaataaatttttttatgggtAAACAAACTTATCAT comes from the Primulina huaijiensis isolate GDHJ02 chromosome 8, ASM1229523v2, whole genome shotgun sequence genome and includes:
- the LOC140983455 gene encoding NAC domain-containing protein 53-like isoform X2, whose translation is MESTGKKKKSSASSTVLAPGFRFHPTDEELVRYYLRRKVCGKSFLMDAISDIDIYKAEPWDLPSMSKLRTRDLEWYFFSMLDRKYGNGARTNRSTEKGYWKTTGKDRAVYHKAVIVGMKKTLVYHNGRAPKGERSNWVMHEYRLAELELERTGISQDAFVLCRVFQKSGSGPKNGERYGAPFVEEEWEDEELESVSRKEVSDEVDFGGDFCFDGHDLEQILGSSAPSHVTTPPLNFQTVDGSHCVETTASFSDVEKHLVRAGEQYCEPEPFDGTNLYDLLVPSNMNVNLVKREYIGESSKSGNPEDEDYLFDEPFLDSSEYFPFGEEGFIETNDLSNPVEANTADLCMLEEYLKFFDAIDGNSQCFAYDPSIIPSEDLVSAQTFPQKELNAQAVIPGGQITNGLNVDAASSSHKQVAAKYQSDLQYPFIKQASQILSNIPAKPAFASEYPSKDSTLHFDFAHPSSSPVHVTAGMTQVQNLTVGTSAMTRQFKHENLNITVSFGFSRGDDGSANLQSSVSIHPGKTLSTISRDWFYIFLGVLVLSTSFKIGLYICAN
- the LOC140983455 gene encoding NAC domain-containing protein 53-like isoform X1, yielding MESTGKKKKSSASSTVLAPGFRFHPTDEELVRYYLRRKVCGKSFLMDAISDIDIYKAEPWDLPSMSKLRTRDLEWYFFSMLDRKYGNGARTNRSTEKGYWKTTGKDRAVYHKAVIVGMKKTLVYHNGRAPKGERSNWVMHEYRLAELELERTGISQDSLFSQIIGLLEFGEKDAFVLCRVFQKSGSGPKNGERYGAPFVEEEWEDEELESVSRKEVSDEVDFGGDFCFDGHDLEQILGSSAPSHVTTPPLNFQTVDGSHCVETTASFSDVEKHLVRAGEQYCEPEPFDGTNLYDLLVPSNMNVNLVKREYIGESSKSGNPEDEDYLFDEPFLDSSEYFPFGEEGFIETNDLSNPVEANTADLCMLEEYLKFFDAIDGNSQCFAYDPSIIPSEDLVSAQTFPQKELNAQAVIPGGQITNGLNVDAASSSHKQVAAKYQSDLQYPFIKQASQILSNIPAKPAFASEYPSKDSTLHFDFAHPSSSPVHVTAGMTQVQNLTVGTSAMTRQFKHENLNITVSFGFSRGDDGSANLQSSVSIHPGKTLSTISRDWFYIFLGVLVLSTSFKIGLYICAN
- the LOC140983455 gene encoding NAC domain-containing protein 53-like isoform X3 translates to MSKLRTRDLEWYFFSMLDRKYGNGARTNRSTEKGYWKTTGKDRAVYHKAVIVGMKKTLVYHNGRAPKGERSNWVMHEYRLAELELERTGISQDSLFSQIIGLLEFGEKDAFVLCRVFQKSGSGPKNGERYGAPFVEEEWEDEELESVSRKEVSDEVDFGGDFCFDGHDLEQILGSSAPSHVTTPPLNFQTVDGSHCVETTASFSDVEKHLVRAGEQYCEPEPFDGTNLYDLLVPSNMNVNLVKREYIGESSKSGNPEDEDYLFDEPFLDSSEYFPFGEEGFIETNDLSNPVEANTADLCMLEEYLKFFDAIDGNSQCFAYDPSIIPSEDLVSAQTFPQKELNAQAVIPGGQITNGLNVDAASSSHKQVAAKYQSDLQYPFIKQASQILSNIPAKPAFASEYPSKDSTLHFDFAHPSSSPVHVTAGMTQVQNLTVGTSAMTRQFKHENLNITVSFGFSRGDDGSANLQSSVSIHPGKTLSTISRDWFYIFLGVLVLSTSFKIGLYICAN